From a region of the Pseudanabaena sp. FACHB-2040 genome:
- a CDS encoding CAAX protease, which yields MNEAAFQTLWGVLGGILTLNPDAFSALRSLPDVNVDTASLTIVLLAGLSQELAQAIILFVNRVQPLRFVVSLLLGAVLFVFGYIFWGLSVWAVGLVFLSPAIPLQTVADVLAFSYLPLVFSFFGAMPYLGVPILRLLAVWNLLAMVVGFSVLADLSARVAFGHVLGGWVVLITLQQTVGQPVANLGKWLFNKAAGVKIVRDQEAVKELIYGAFPELEQAPQAGALTQGAGAGSDLSLELGQGANALEGPVMRESKASAGPSYPPALDPAVYGPETHPPTDLAPRPKHRRVDRRLVQRLLQLLGLALLALLIVVSLDPLRNVLDNWYSQSDPLLAFVFDLFWISLVALAFGALLAPIEALGWWAGWYGDDIQTTEPSDVSLPDEPDSACNRYIVYLDGIGQTDQDYQPAVAHFLEELENSLPQDMQLIKGLMSYSVLNRALTQDRPLAFFWRLADQFKDWRLGGWLLSLLINVRNVLVVSVSADLRYGPIFNRGIAQQIYTTLLEEGYPVQGGIPITLIGYSGGGQIAMGVLPFLKRALRIPIEVVSLGGVISGNVRALEVEQLYHLVGKKDVVERLGPIFFPRRWPISKLSYWNRAKEKGRISFISLGPVGHQIPGGIMDPDAYLDDGRSNLQQTLDLTLDILNGDMRKLLEARRLNLEDPGTYYFYQAAAFNQISNYPLHQTVDSTLYRPIGEWVGRLILPAREKRRKLGGVLFEIHQAPLDFAHYVGQVVPLRWAHSPGVKDRLRRVIRDIHFSAETEYSYRQGLIHPIRLNHWRMVDPLESLAGARPLNDMVVKLSGSVQVWEQRLGENEPTEMGAIALHISQDPVQVSGRFYALVKFVGPVNNSLEDYRVVHYSRKTQDFTGPEDVVCLPEVVPDLNDTRAAVNQEIEHSPANPQGWYIYGAKDTSGRFVVQSLLPRSLLRLQPDQFITDARDGYHFIRQDAWHDLVKQKGTTRSVLISPHHTTPEAALADWREGDQALLVHVYGGIGGNKREPAAKGPVYFGHFAYGMATVVREPLADELIFDIVYRQVYTHNAFGIVAGRLHWSRYMGDRQWGFLGTRPVSDILIKLPAYTQPFDFDGHRRCALTGLINQLDVMTARYRTGDGTGGTFIGPANNCAQDSNQALYASVKRLEEAINRDQAYFRQWADEHPEQAQRFAQLLKLRRSIQRQLLPFGSARADWETSDRTLGSNIEDFPLKSLGRGLVSWRTMLPRKASDTVTKVFLDHGATLWVLRTNQVGGYDPDIEPISPLTL from the coding sequence ATGAACGAGGCAGCATTTCAAACCCTTTGGGGCGTTTTGGGCGGCATCTTAACCCTTAATCCAGATGCGTTTAGCGCCCTTCGGAGCCTTCCAGACGTCAATGTTGACACCGCCAGCCTAACCATCGTGCTGCTTGCAGGGCTATCCCAGGAGCTGGCCCAGGCGATTATTCTGTTTGTCAATCGGGTTCAGCCGCTGCGCTTTGTCGTTAGCCTGCTGCTGGGAGCGGTTCTATTTGTCTTTGGCTACATCTTTTGGGGGCTGAGTGTTTGGGCCGTGGGGCTGGTGTTTCTTTCGCCAGCAATTCCGCTGCAGACAGTGGCCGATGTTCTGGCCTTTAGCTACTTGCCCCTGGTGTTTAGCTTTTTTGGGGCCATGCCCTACCTGGGAGTGCCGATTTTGCGACTGCTGGCGGTATGGAACCTGCTGGCAATGGTCGTTGGGTTTTCGGTGCTGGCCGATTTGTCGGCGCGGGTCGCTTTTGGCCACGTGCTGGGGGGATGGGTAGTGCTGATCACGCTGCAGCAGACGGTAGGCCAGCCCGTGGCCAACCTGGGGAAGTGGCTCTTTAACAAAGCCGCTGGAGTGAAGATCGTGCGCGATCAAGAAGCGGTCAAAGAGCTGATCTATGGGGCTTTCCCCGAGCTGGAGCAGGCACCTCAGGCAGGTGCCTTGACGCAGGGGGCGGGAGCAGGCAGCGATTTATCTCTGGAACTGGGGCAGGGGGCCAATGCGCTTGAAGGCCCGGTAATGCGAGAGTCAAAGGCCAGCGCGGGACCATCGTACCCCCCGGCTCTAGATCCAGCCGTCTACGGCCCAGAGACTCATCCCCCAACCGATCTCGCCCCCCGTCCTAAACATCGCCGGGTAGATCGCAGACTGGTTCAGCGGCTGCTGCAGCTGTTGGGGCTGGCCTTGCTGGCGCTGTTGATTGTGGTGTCTCTAGACCCGCTACGCAACGTTTTAGACAACTGGTACAGCCAGTCAGATCCGCTGCTGGCTTTTGTCTTTGACCTGTTTTGGATCAGTCTGGTAGCCCTGGCATTTGGAGCCTTGCTGGCCCCAATTGAGGCGCTGGGCTGGTGGGCAGGGTGGTACGGCGACGACATCCAAACCACTGAACCCAGCGACGTCAGCCTTCCCGATGAGCCCGACTCTGCCTGCAACCGCTACATCGTGTATCTAGACGGTATCGGCCAGACAGATCAAGACTATCAGCCTGCTGTAGCTCACTTTCTAGAAGAGTTAGAAAACAGCCTACCGCAGGATATGCAGCTGATTAAAGGGCTGATGTCTTACTCAGTGCTCAACCGGGCCTTGACCCAAGATCGGCCTCTGGCCTTTTTCTGGCGGCTAGCCGATCAGTTCAAGGATTGGCGGCTTGGAGGCTGGCTGCTGTCTCTTCTGATCAACGTGCGGAACGTCCTGGTCGTGAGCGTTTCGGCAGACCTGCGCTATGGCCCTATTTTTAACCGGGGGATTGCCCAGCAAATCTACACTACGCTGCTGGAGGAGGGCTACCCAGTGCAGGGCGGCATCCCCATTACGTTGATTGGCTACAGCGGCGGCGGGCAGATTGCAATGGGCGTGCTGCCGTTTCTCAAGCGAGCTTTGAGAATTCCGATTGAAGTGGTCTCTTTGGGGGGCGTGATTAGCGGCAACGTTAGGGCCTTAGAGGTGGAGCAACTCTATCACCTGGTGGGCAAAAAGGATGTTGTGGAGCGGCTAGGGCCGATTTTCTTTCCCCGCCGCTGGCCGATTTCTAAGCTCTCCTACTGGAACCGGGCCAAGGAAAAGGGCCGCATCAGCTTTATCAGCCTAGGGCCGGTGGGCCATCAGATTCCAGGCGGCATCATGGACCCCGATGCTTACCTAGACGATGGCCGCAGCAACCTGCAGCAAACCCTGGATCTCACCCTGGATATTCTCAATGGCGACATGCGAAAACTGCTGGAGGCTCGCCGCCTGAATTTGGAAGACCCAGGCACCTACTACTTTTACCAGGCCGCTGCCTTTAACCAAATCTCTAACTACCCGCTACACCAAACTGTTGACTCAACCCTCTACCGTCCGATTGGGGAGTGGGTAGGCCGACTGATCTTGCCTGCACGGGAAAAGCGACGCAAGTTAGGTGGGGTGCTGTTTGAGATTCATCAAGCCCCGCTCGACTTTGCCCACTATGTTGGTCAAGTTGTGCCGCTGCGCTGGGCCCACAGTCCGGGGGTGAAGGATCGGCTGCGGCGAGTGATACGAGACATCCATTTCAGTGCCGAGACGGAGTATTCCTACCGTCAGGGGTTGATCCACCCGATTCGTCTGAACCATTGGCGCATGGTCGATCCGCTGGAATCGCTGGCTGGAGCCCGTCCGCTCAATGACATGGTGGTTAAGCTGTCTGGCTCGGTGCAGGTGTGGGAGCAGCGGCTTGGGGAAAACGAGCCGACTGAGATGGGTGCGATCGCACTTCACATCAGCCAAGACCCCGTTCAGGTCAGTGGTCGCTTCTACGCTCTGGTGAAGTTTGTGGGGCCGGTCAACAACTCTCTGGAAGATTATCGGGTTGTTCACTACAGCCGCAAGACCCAAGACTTTACTGGGCCGGAAGACGTGGTTTGCCTGCCGGAGGTCGTGCCCGACCTCAACGACACCCGAGCTGCCGTCAATCAGGAGATTGAGCACTCCCCCGCCAATCCGCAGGGCTGGTATATCTATGGGGCCAAAGACACCAGCGGCCGATTTGTCGTGCAGTCGTTGCTGCCCCGCTCCCTGCTGCGGCTCCAGCCAGACCAGTTCATTACCGATGCTAGAGATGGGTACCACTTTATTCGGCAAGATGCGTGGCACGATTTAGTCAAGCAAAAAGGGACCACTCGCTCGGTGCTGATCAGCCCTCATCACACTACCCCAGAGGCTGCTCTGGCTGACTGGCGGGAAGGTGACCAGGCGCTGCTAGTTCACGTCTATGGCGGCATTGGCGGTAACAAGAGAGAGCCCGCTGCCAAAGGCCCGGTCTACTTCGGCCACTTTGCCTACGGCATGGCTACGGTGGTGCGAGAGCCTTTGGCCGACGAGCTGATATTTGACATTGTCTACCGCCAGGTCTACACCCACAACGCCTTCGGTATTGTGGCGGGCAGGCTGCACTGGTCGCGCTATATGGGCGATCGTCAGTGGGGCTTTTTGGGCACCCGCCCCGTCTCCGATATATTGATCAAGCTGCCCGCCTACACCCAACCCTTTGATTTCGATGGCCACAGGCGCTGTGCCCTAACCGGGCTGATCAACCAGCTCGATGTTATGACTGCGCGCTACCGCACAGGCGACGGCACGGGCGGCACCTTCATCGGCCCGGCCAACAACTGCGCCCAAGACTCCAACCAGGCGCTCTATGCCAGCGTCAAGCGGCTAGAGGAGGCAATTAACCGAGACCAGGCTTATTTCCGACAGTGGGCCGATGAGCACCCAGAGCAGGCCCAGCGCTTTGCTCAACTGCTCAAGCTGCGCCGATCTATTCAGCGGCAGCTGCTGCCTTTTGGCAGTGCTCGGGCCGACTGGGAGACAAGCGATCGCACCTTGGGCAGCAACATCGAGGACTTTCCTCTCAAATCCTTGGGCCGAGGACTGGTGAGCTGGCGCACTATGCTGCCCCGTAAAGCCAGCGACACCGTGACTAAAGTCTTTCTCGACCACGGGGCCACTCTTTGGGTGCTACGCACAAATCAAGTTGGCGGCTATGATCCCGATATTGAGCCCATTTCCCCCCTTACCCTGTAG
- the mgsA gene encoding methylglyoxal synthase yields MPIDIALLAHNGKKDDMVALVDHYRAILSRYRLVATQTTGQRIIEGTGMDVTCLAPGALGGDAQIAARIVEGQIGAVIFLIDPLYAQSHEPYVQTILRVCELHNVPLATNLATASAVITQFGKFRVGHLIYNPVSGQGNPDSDLALIRRLLEPQVQLNVVCTKAGVDPAAQAKAALEVGTDLVIASGGDGTVSAVAGAVMGTDIPLGVIARGTANAFATALGIPTDIQGACETILAGTTLEVDGARCNDQPMILLTGIGFEAGFVERANRDLKNRLGPLAYLLAGVQQFNETEIFQATIQIDGKETEVQPGAITIANAAPPTSVLAQGFGHVVFDDGLLDVTIATSQTRLQSFNALTSLFASALVNSPTNREDIICLRTAKIKVTTDPPQKVAVDGEIVGTTPIEVECLPKALTVFAPLSAMTS; encoded by the coding sequence ATGCCCATTGATATTGCCCTGCTCGCTCATAACGGCAAAAAAGACGACATGGTGGCCCTAGTAGATCACTATCGGGCCATTCTTTCGCGCTATCGGTTGGTGGCTACTCAAACCACAGGCCAGCGCATCATCGAGGGTACCGGCATGGACGTTACCTGCCTAGCTCCCGGAGCCTTGGGCGGCGATGCTCAAATTGCTGCCCGCATTGTCGAAGGCCAAATTGGGGCAGTCATTTTTCTAATCGACCCACTTTACGCCCAGTCTCACGAACCCTACGTCCAGACCATCCTGCGAGTCTGCGAACTGCACAATGTACCCTTAGCAACGAACCTAGCCACCGCTTCGGCAGTGATCACCCAGTTTGGCAAATTCCGGGTGGGTCACCTGATCTATAACCCCGTTTCTGGGCAGGGCAACCCCGACAGCGACTTAGCCCTGATTCGCCGCCTGTTAGAACCTCAAGTGCAGCTCAACGTAGTCTGCACCAAGGCCGGGGTTGACCCAGCAGCTCAGGCCAAAGCAGCCCTAGAAGTCGGCACAGATCTCGTTATTGCCTCTGGGGGCGATGGCACCGTCTCTGCCGTGGCTGGAGCCGTGATGGGCACTGACATTCCTCTGGGCGTAATCGCCAGAGGTACTGCCAATGCCTTTGCCACGGCCCTGGGTATTCCCACTGATATCCAGGGAGCCTGCGAGACAATTTTGGCGGGCACTACTCTTGAGGTAGATGGAGCGCGCTGCAATGACCAGCCTATGATTTTGCTGACTGGCATTGGGTTTGAGGCCGGGTTTGTAGAGCGGGCTAACCGAGATTTGAAAAATCGGCTGGGGCCGCTGGCCTACCTGCTGGCTGGGGTGCAGCAGTTTAACGAAACTGAGATCTTTCAGGCCACTATTCAGATCGATGGCAAAGAAACCGAGGTGCAGCCAGGAGCCATCACCATTGCCAATGCGGCCCCGCCCACCTCAGTTTTGGCTCAGGGATTTGGCCACGTTGTGTTTGATGACGGTTTGCTAGATGTCACTATCGCTACTAGCCAGACTCGGCTTCAGAGCTTCAACGCGCTGACCAGCCTGTTTGCCTCTGCCCTAGTCAACTCGCCCACTAACCGAGAAGACATCATCTGCCTGAGAACGGCCAAAATCAAAGTCACCACCGATCCACCCCAAAAAGTAGCCGTGGATGGAGAAATTGTTGGAACTACCCCGATCGAGGTGGAGTGTCTGCCCAAAGCGTTAACCGTGTTTGCGCCCCTGTCTGCAATGACGTCTTAA
- a CDS encoding methyltransferase domain-containing protein codes for MEQLSRYGDEIQQNLDTWRKKPALQQVYRGFHQQIARRLAQLPSGYNVELGSGIGNIQAVIPDCIRTDLFPNPWIDQVENAYQLSFADDAVANLILFDVFHHLRYPGSALQEFYRVLADSGRLLLFEPCLSLLGLFVYGPLHSGPLGLSQAITWFAGAGWFPADIDYYAAQGNASRIFLRNPSPQLLSGWSVVEVKRLSAISYMATGGYSKPQLYPLFALPLMRAIDAVCDWLPWLFATRLLVVLEKKPAAKPGS; via the coding sequence TTGGAGCAGCTTTCACGCTATGGCGACGAAATTCAACAAAATCTGGATACCTGGCGCAAAAAACCGGCGCTCCAACAGGTCTATAGGGGGTTTCACCAGCAGATTGCCCGGCGGCTGGCCCAGCTACCCAGTGGTTACAATGTTGAGCTGGGGTCGGGTATTGGCAATATTCAGGCGGTTATTCCTGACTGCATTCGCACCGATCTCTTTCCCAATCCGTGGATTGATCAGGTCGAAAATGCCTATCAGCTCTCCTTTGCCGATGACGCTGTGGCTAACCTGATTCTATTTGATGTCTTTCACCACCTCAGGTACCCCGGTTCGGCCCTGCAGGAGTTTTACCGAGTGCTGGCCGATTCGGGTCGCCTCCTCCTGTTTGAACCCTGTCTCAGCTTGCTGGGTCTGTTTGTCTATGGGCCTCTGCATTCTGGACCGCTGGGCCTCAGTCAGGCTATCACTTGGTTTGCCGGGGCTGGCTGGTTTCCCGCCGATATTGACTACTACGCTGCCCAGGGCAATGCCTCCCGCATTTTTTTGCGAAACCCATCGCCGCAGCTGCTGTCAGGCTGGTCGGTGGTGGAAGTGAAGCGGCTATCGGCCATTTCCTATATGGCGACAGGCGGCTATTCCAAGCCTCAACTTTATCCGCTCTTTGCTTTGCCGCTGATGCGGGCCATTGATGCTGTGTGTGATTGGCTGCCCTGGCTGTTTGCTACCCGGCTGCTGGTGGTTCTGGAGAAAAAGCCAGCTGCAAAACCTGGCAGTTGA
- a CDS encoding glycosyltransferase family 39 protein, translated as MLIFDWLLRYRIGAFLVLWAGVLLLLHSSQQSYLAHDEGYYAQQARWILENNDWLTVGWWGDIYYDRTLAVQWLIALSFKLFGFSEWAARLPSMLACLGAVLLTWRIGLHFSRKQIGGWGAAILVVIPVWMQASYLAVQDIVLVCIELVGIWALLEAEQRRFSGRFGLGLLAGITVGLGFLVKTFMIVLPVVALLPYLVLEQPRHRHLSNRGLYLGLLLGFLPTGVWLGLSINRYGLLPVEQLFGKLLALSENVYQIYTTPLFYFWNIPANSFPWAFFAIAGFLLTWRTPGLSRKSLWLGYPLLLFILLTVFRTRTWYYPLQIHPFMALLAAFALNSLTQRYLSDRPYRRRLATLLSWLVGIVAILLLSAGLTALLAPLPELVPLRTYGWIGLAAGLGWLVPFGVMLRDRSQPWISSQGELWRLGWLLGPWLAIAALFLTGLWGNYAPDIKTAVESPPLQPVLAQQTVHFVRPDANAEWVLLTAYTPNLGENLDDLSALTPGDYAWVQIDQAPPEPAQYLVIGQIRDWQLVQAQDSVDPVPAPSQPPVNEAPS; from the coding sequence TTGCTGATTTTTGATTGGCTGCTGCGCTATCGAATTGGGGCCTTTCTGGTGCTGTGGGCTGGGGTTTTGCTGCTGCTGCACAGTTCCCAGCAGAGCTATTTGGCCCACGATGAGGGCTACTATGCCCAGCAGGCCCGCTGGATTTTAGAGAACAATGACTGGCTGACGGTGGGTTGGTGGGGCGATATATACTACGATCGCACCTTAGCCGTTCAGTGGTTAATTGCGCTTAGCTTTAAGCTGTTTGGCTTTAGTGAGTGGGCAGCTCGTTTGCCCAGTATGCTGGCCTGTTTGGGGGCGGTGCTGCTGACTTGGCGCATTGGCCTGCACTTTTCGCGCAAGCAGATTGGCGGCTGGGGGGCCGCAATTTTGGTGGTCATTCCGGTGTGGATGCAGGCCAGCTACCTGGCGGTGCAGGACATTGTTTTGGTCTGCATTGAGCTGGTAGGCATTTGGGCTTTGCTTGAGGCGGAGCAGCGCCGGTTCTCGGGGCGCTTTGGGCTGGGGCTGCTGGCAGGCATCACGGTGGGTCTGGGCTTTTTGGTCAAGACATTTATGATTGTGCTGCCGGTGGTGGCGCTGCTGCCTTATCTGGTGCTGGAGCAGCCGCGCCATCGCCATCTAAGCAATCGGGGGCTTTATCTGGGGCTGCTGCTGGGTTTTCTGCCTACCGGTGTGTGGCTGGGTCTGAGCATCAATCGCTATGGCCTGCTGCCGGTGGAGCAGCTGTTTGGCAAGCTGCTGGCCCTGTCTGAAAATGTCTATCAAATCTACACCACACCTCTGTTTTATTTCTGGAATATTCCGGCTAACAGCTTTCCTTGGGCCTTTTTTGCGATCGCAGGTTTTCTTCTCACTTGGCGCACTCCTGGCCTTAGCCGTAAGTCGCTTTGGCTGGGCTACCCGCTGCTGCTATTCATCCTGCTGACGGTGTTTAGAACGCGCACCTGGTATTACCCGCTGCAGATCCATCCCTTTATGGCCCTGCTAGCGGCCTTTGCTCTAAATAGCCTGACCCAACGCTACCTCTCAGATCGCCCCTACCGGCGACGGCTGGCAACGCTGCTGAGCTGGCTGGTGGGCATTGTGGCGATTCTGCTGCTGTCGGCTGGGCTGACGGCGCTGCTGGCCCCGCTGCCAGAGCTAGTGCCGCTGCGAACCTACGGCTGGATTGGTCTAGCAGCCGGACTGGGCTGGCTGGTGCCCTTTGGGGTAATGCTGCGCGATCGCAGCCAGCCCTGGATCAGTTCGCAGGGCGAGCTGTGGCGGTTAGGCTGGCTGCTGGGGCCGTGGCTAGCCATTGCCGCGCTCTTTCTCACCGGGCTTTGGGGCAACTATGCGCCCGATATCAAAACTGCTGTCGAGTCGCCGCCGCTGCAGCCCGTTTTGGCCCAGCAAACGGTTCACTTCGTTCGCCCCGACGCCAACGCTGAATGGGTGCTGCTAACCGCCTATACGCCTAACCTGGGGGAAAATCTAGACGACCTCAGCGCCCTTACGCCGGGAGACTATGCCTGGGTGCAGATTGATCAAGCACCGCCCGAACCCGCGCAGTACCTTGTCATCGGCCAAATCAGAGACTGGCAGCTGGTTCAAGCTCAAGACTCAGTTGACCCGGTGCCTGCTCCCAGCCAGCCGCCAGTGAACGAAGCGCCAAGTTGA
- a CDS encoding MBL fold metallo-hydrolase, with amino-acid sequence MALVLEQINVEGLAQLSYIVGDDKAGVAAIIDPRRDVDVYLQRARELGVKLIASVETHIHADFVSGAHELKARMGVPIYGGKTEDYQFDLHPLEEGDTLKLGSVTLCALHTPGHTPEHISLLIYDSKQGQEPFALFTGDTLFNLDVGRPDLLGGGTEHRLAAQLYHTLFDKIVPLGDRIEIYPCHGAGSSCGKSIGDRRQSTIGNERIFNPALQERSEAEFVEWLMSDMPEPPRHYARLKQVNAKGAPILGCPPTLPPLMPSEFQQKMQDGNTVVIDARSILAFGGGHIPGALNIALRPEFPSWVGWMIDPAQSLLIVVESKRDVKLITEQLFRIGYDNLAGYLHDGMTSWQNAGRPLEQLGEWTAQDLNQHKDDPTVTVLDVRGDDEYEKGFVPGAKHIFVAHLEEHLDQLDRNQTIAAYCGSGYRASIAASLLKKHGFEQVVNVPGSWIAWKNADLPIEKP; translated from the coding sequence ATGGCACTGGTTTTAGAACAGATCAACGTTGAAGGACTGGCTCAACTGTCGTACATCGTGGGAGATGATAAAGCTGGGGTAGCCGCCATCATCGATCCGCGCCGAGATGTTGATGTATACCTACAGCGAGCCAGAGAGCTAGGCGTAAAACTAATAGCCAGTGTAGAGACGCACATCCACGCTGATTTTGTCTCGGGTGCCCATGAACTCAAAGCCCGCATGGGCGTTCCTATCTACGGCGGCAAAACGGAAGACTATCAGTTTGATCTGCACCCGCTTGAAGAGGGGGATACGCTCAAGCTTGGCAGCGTTACCCTCTGCGCTCTGCATACGCCAGGGCATACGCCCGAACATATTTCTCTGCTGATCTACGACTCAAAACAGGGCCAAGAGCCGTTTGCGCTGTTTACCGGCGACACGCTGTTTAACCTAGATGTCGGTCGGCCTGACTTGCTAGGGGGCGGCACTGAGCACCGGCTGGCGGCACAGCTTTATCACACGCTGTTTGACAAGATAGTGCCCTTGGGCGATCGCATCGAGATCTACCCCTGTCATGGAGCCGGGTCTTCCTGCGGCAAATCTATTGGCGATCGCAGACAAAGCACAATTGGCAACGAGCGAATTTTCAATCCTGCTTTGCAAGAACGCTCTGAAGCTGAGTTTGTGGAATGGCTGATGAGCGACATGCCAGAACCGCCTCGGCACTACGCCCGGCTCAAACAGGTAAATGCGAAAGGTGCCCCAATCTTGGGCTGCCCTCCTACCCTGCCGCCGCTGATGCCCAGCGAATTTCAGCAGAAGATGCAGGATGGCAACACTGTAGTTATTGATGCTCGCTCGATTTTGGCCTTTGGTGGAGGCCACATTCCGGGTGCCCTCAATATTGCTTTGCGTCCAGAGTTTCCCAGCTGGGTTGGTTGGATGATCGACCCAGCGCAGTCGCTCTTAATCGTGGTAGAAAGCAAACGGGATGTGAAGCTGATTACAGAGCAGCTTTTCCGCATTGGCTACGACAACCTAGCCGGCTATCTGCACGATGGCATGACCAGCTGGCAGAACGCTGGGCGGCCCCTAGAGCAGTTGGGCGAGTGGACCGCACAAGACTTAAACCAGCACAAAGACGACCCAACGGTAACAGTGTTAGATGTTCGAGGTGACGATGAGTATGAAAAGGGATTTGTCCCAGGAGCCAAGCATATTTTTGTGGCCCATTTAGAAGAACACCTTGATCAACTCGATCGCAACCAAACAATTGCGGCCTACTGCGGCAGCGGCTATCGCGCCTCTATTGCAGCCAGCCTCCTGAAAAAGCATGGCTTTGAGCAGGTAGTTAATGTGCCTGGCTCCTGGATTGCCTGGAAAAATGCGGACTTGCCAATTGAAAAGCCATAA
- a CDS encoding NAD(P)H-dependent oxidoreductase codes for MSNAPITPEQLLQQLNWRYATKKFDPTRLIPDDVWNALEQSLVLSPSSFGLQPWKFFVVKNPDIRKQLVEHSWGQPQVIDASHLVVFAIKKDVDAAYIDRYMERTAEVRQTSVESLQGFSNVIKGFMEKPPFPLDINAWSTRQVYIAMGVYMTSAALLGVDTCPMEGIVPAKYDEVLGLAEQGYATVAACPAGYRAEGDNHATLAKVRFKTEDMIQYI; via the coding sequence ATGAGCAACGCACCTATTACGCCCGAGCAACTGCTACAGCAGCTTAACTGGCGCTACGCCACTAAAAAGTTTGACCCCACCCGCCTCATCCCCGACGACGTCTGGAATGCGCTGGAGCAAAGCCTGGTGCTGTCGCCCTCTTCCTTTGGTCTACAGCCCTGGAAGTTTTTTGTCGTTAAAAATCCCGACATCCGCAAGCAGCTCGTGGAGCATTCTTGGGGTCAACCTCAGGTGATTGACGCATCTCACCTAGTGGTGTTTGCCATCAAAAAAGATGTCGATGCCGCCTATATTGATCGCTACATGGAGCGCACAGCAGAGGTCCGCCAGACCTCAGTGGAGAGCCTACAGGGCTTTTCTAACGTTATTAAAGGCTTTATGGAGAAGCCGCCCTTCCCACTGGACATCAATGCCTGGTCAACCCGACAGGTCTATATTGCAATGGGTGTGTATATGACCAGTGCTGCGCTGCTGGGTGTCGATACCTGCCCAATGGAGGGCATTGTGCCCGCTAAGTACGATGAAGTGCTGGGTCTGGCTGAGCAGGGCTATGCAACGGTTGCAGCTTGCCCAGCAGGTTACCGGGCTGAGGGTGATAACCACGCTACCCTGGCCAAGGTGCGGTTTAAGACCGAAGATATGATTCAGTACATTTAA
- a CDS encoding Rho termination factor N-terminal domain-containing protein — protein sequence MSSLSDIGNLMHLYLDEIEPGESIKVSEFLVKASAHLLNQKGGRNWVPLIVKETGEDSYQVIGNSFIYAVAEEAGLERVWCIVADDSADTLEVTQVLAGEKTPKINLSKATREEIMAALEYLISQPGSPLKAVKLAVATNRIDEAPRQHWKNFDSVVKLKCGITKAKLEALKQVFYLTPQPMPEATHATKNAKDAGDAVVLKALTVTDLKKMAKTRGITGISKMKKDDLVKALAQA from the coding sequence ATGAGCAGCCTCAGTGATATCGGTAACTTGATGCATTTATATCTAGATGAAATTGAGCCCGGAGAGAGTATCAAGGTTTCTGAGTTTTTGGTGAAAGCCTCAGCCCATCTACTCAACCAAAAAGGTGGCCGTAACTGGGTTCCTTTGATTGTCAAAGAAACCGGCGAAGATAGCTATCAGGTGATTGGCAACTCGTTTATCTATGCCGTGGCTGAAGAAGCGGGGCTAGAACGAGTCTGGTGCATTGTTGCAGACGACAGTGCCGACACTCTCGAAGTGACCCAAGTGCTGGCGGGGGAAAAAACACCCAAAATCAACCTCTCCAAAGCTACGCGAGAAGAAATCATGGCAGCTTTGGAATACCTGATCAGCCAACCGGGTAGTCCGCTCAAGGCCGTCAAACTCGCTGTTGCGACCAACCGCATTGATGAAGCTCCCCGGCAGCATTGGAAAAACTTTGACTCTGTTGTCAAGCTCAAGTGTGGCATCACCAAAGCCAAATTAGAAGCCCTCAAGCAGGTTTTCTACCTGACTCCCCAGCCCATGCCCGAAGCAACCCATGCTACTAAGAATGCTAAGGATGCTGGTGATGCTGTTGTTCTCAAGGCCCTGACCGTAACCGACCTGAAAAAGATGGCTAAGACGCGAGGCATCACCGGCATCAGCAAAATGAAAAAAGACGATCTGGTCAAAGCGTTAGCTCAGGCTTAG